The following nucleotide sequence is from Pochonia chlamydosporia 170 chromosome 4, whole genome shotgun sequence.
CAGAAGATTGGGCTTTGCTTTGTCTTTGCAGTTGGTCTATTGTAAGGCAAATCCTGGCTCAGCGAAGCCGAATACATTGGATTTGACACTAATGCAATCTTTACAACTAGTGTTACGACAGTATCGTGCGTACGGCTATACTACATTCTTATGCTCGACTTTCCTAGCCCGGATCCCGGTTGGAACTTTAGCGAAGTGATGATGTGGACCGGAATTGAGGTGAACACGGGTATTGTGTGCGGTAAGTTGAATGGCCGTTGATCTTCTCGGACGTGGATATTCTCCTCGCTGACAACTTTCTAGCCTGCCTTCCACTTATGAAGCCTATACTGAACTTTGCGATTCACGGAGCGAGATTGAGGGACTCACAGGAACCTACTGATGACACTGAACGATCCATTGCAACTATTGGCGGTTCTGGAGAACTTCGCAAGCGGAGTTGGATTctgcaatggcagcaatcTGGTATAAGCAGCTGGGCGACAGCCACTACTTCCAAAAGCCAGCAGAATAATACCAGCCCAAGCTCAGCATTGACAGAGACAAATGGTAAAGCAGAAACATATAGTGAGATTGATAGGAACGGGCTTGGAATGAATCAAATGGGCAATACTAAGGATGAAAATGAAGCAAGAGAAATTGCAGCCAGCCCATCGCCAAACCACGTCACCATTACTAAAATGGATGGAGTTTAATCTGATTTTACCGAGTAACTTGACATAATATCTCAGGGTGCTAGCTACCAGTCAAATTGGTTGGTGGCGGACAAGATACTTAATTCGAGCCACATAACGGGATTTGGTAACTACTTGGGGTCTTCCCAAGGACAGAATAAACCAGGCAGGTTTCTATTGGCAACAGCGAGCCGTAGACTGCTTCTAACCAAGGGCACGGACCTGGCCGACTCAGACACTTCTTCCTCATAAGAACTTGGCCAGGATATCGATGGCCCTGGCCCTGGTTGTTTAGGttcttcaaactcatcacTTGTTGAGTCCACCTCGGCCGCACTTCTTGACCCCTCCTGGGCGGAATTAGGTTGCGACGATAGAATATTGATACCTCGTGACCGGAACCAGAAAGCTATTGCTTACAAAGGGCGGGTGGAAGAGGCACCACGGCCATCGATTCACTTTGGTCGCATTGCATCTGGGGATGGCGTTATGAAGAGCAGTCAACACCGTGATGAAATTATGGCCCGAGAGAATGTGATTGcatttgagatggaagcggcTGGCGCATGGGACTACCTCCCTACTGTAGTCGTTAAGAGTGTGTGCGATTATGCCGACTCCCACAACACTAAAGAATGGCAAAGATGtgcggcagcagcttgtaCGAAGGCGAGCTTAGAAGAGTGGAGGAGTACAGCAATGCCCTTCAAACCAGGTATGGCGACGACATCAACCCCGAATTTGGATGCCATGGTCTAGCATATAATAGAAATACTTTATTCATCGATGAAGAGAcaccaaaagaaaaaggcgTCAGAAGTAGTGCACCACCGAGGTGCCACTTACAACATTCAAGACATAAGTATTAACCACCAAGCTCGTGTTACCTTTGGGAACTCGTATCATCATTTTGGAGTAGATACCCATGCCACAGACAGAGCAAGAGATGGTCAGTATGCTTTATATTTGCCGACTACCCTTATTGTGAAATATTGAAGCGTTGCTAAGGTGTACTTGCTGTGCTTTTAGATGGGTACGATGAATCGTTGAAGCATCCCGAGGGTCTGGACTGGGACTCTGATGCTAACGGATAGGTAAACGGCATACGCGAGAAGCAGAGACATGTTACGTGACTCCAAGTGTAATGGGGTGTAATGGGGTGGCCCATGGTCGTGTATAGAAGTAATATTTTAGCTGTGTAGTGCATTGGAGTAATCAGAAATATGGAATCATGCTACAAAGAGTTATTCGTGTAATATTTTGCCACATAGTTGACGCAACACCGAAATGAGAATCAAGTTGAACTACTTGTCGCCAATGTAGATTGCCTCTCGTGATACCCTCAATCATCCACCGACTCGAAATTATAGTATGCGTACTTGATGTAGTCACCAGTAGGTCCCAGCCATTCCACAAGAATAGATACCTCTTTACTTGCCGCTATAACCAGTTTGTTTCCCAGCTCCCTTGCCAGCTCCTTGTGCTGGTCTAGCTGCAAACATTAAATAGTCCTTCTCATATTGCTACATAAACTCACATTCCAAAGTCATCATTAACAAGCCAAGTCTCAGCGAACTTGCGACAACGGCCTCTGCAACCCAAACCGGAATCGATTCACTCGGAACATCTGTTCCAACACAGGCGTCTCCATCCTCAGCACCGTCTCCCGATAGAACGTCTGGCTCTTCCAAGCATAAGAGCATAGAATGGCTCGCTGCTTCCCTCCTTCATGCCCACACATGAGCACCGCTACTGGCGGCCTGACGGCCAGGAACATGGTCACAGTCAAGGTATATGTATCGACAAGCGTAAACACCTTCATGGCACCATAAGGGCTATTTTTAGCCTGCTCAACCATTGCTTTGACTTGTGGATCCATAGTTGGGTCAACACCAACGCATTCTTTGTGTTCGTTCATCATATGCTTCGATATTGAGCTGCCAGACGGGCTCCAATGCAGGCGACCCATGTACGCACCAAAGATGTGTGATTCAATTGTTGCGAGGTCGAGGTAGCCTTCAAAACCGAAAAACCACGCTTGTGATCCCCATATTTTGCCGGAATACAGGACACGAACCAGGTAGGGTGatatgatgatgatgagcaaGGAACCCAGGAGCAAGACGGCGGCTAGGGGGATGGCGACACCGAATGCAATGAGGATAATACCAATGAGGAAAAAGAGCGGTGTTGTATGAAGGACTATTCGAGATCCGAGCCGTCTCCACGACTCCCTTCCGACAGAAGCTACGGTGGCAAATGCTTTCCATCGTATGGCGGCGCCGAATGCGCCGTCTAACATGACCGTGTCATCGTGGCCTACTCCAGCGACTTGACAATTTGGGTAAATATCCCATAGATTGGAGTTCCAGGCGTCATCCATGGCTAGCCAAGGCGCATTTTGGTTCTTGGGAAGCATGCAGATGAGGCGCTCGAGGAGCATATCGCTGTCATTGGCAAGAGACAGCCTGGCAAATGCCTGGAAATCGGAATCTGTTTGGTCGATTTGTGGTCGTTGGAGCAGAAGACCCATAAGCGCATAGGATAAGTCGCCGGGAAGATACTGGGTTGTGTTTCTGCTTCGCAGACAGTTCAAAGCAATAGAAACTAGCTCTAGAGGACTGAGACTCAGAGTGTTGTTGAAGTGATCGACAAGTTGTCTGGAGATGAGTGGATCGTTCCAAACAACGGTAGGAAATTGCTTCTTCGAGATCACTCGAGGAGGACCAGTGTTTCCCCGGGTGTAGACTTTGATATCCTTGTCTGCAGGACTCAGTAGAGCCTCGGGTAACGTCCACATTCTCTCCCCCCATAGCTGCAACATCGCATCCGGGGTATCCCAGTCTGGTCGCCGACGAGAGGGACCAACGGCAATGATGAGAGAATGGGCTCCGCGCATTACATCGCTGATGCGATACACATCATCTTCTACCTGGTCCTCATCTTGCATGCAGCTGCATCCTACCCAGTAGGCAGGTACGCCAGCATCTCTGGCTGCTCTTTCAGCAATGGAATGAAGGTCCTCAAGATCTTCTTGTTCGAACTGCTCAGCCGTGTATGCTATGAAGATGTATGGCATGCCGGCTGTTGACTGGTCGACTTTGCGTACACTGACGCCGCGCATTTGCGATTCAGAAGGCTCTTTCAGGAAACAGAGATATCTTGGACCAAGAACACGCGGTATCATAAGGTTGTTGGTCGCTCCAGCGTGAGGAAGAAGATCAACACACTCCGCGCTCTCATAATGAtttcttgctgcttttgGATATCCCCAATAGCGATAGTTGACAGGGTCATACATGCCGTTACGCCTTATCTCACCTTGTGCGGCCTGGGGTTGGCAAAGGAGCTGCGATGCTATATCAGCTTGACATGATGTAGTTCTACTGGGAAAGGGAaactcaccagacacaacATTCCTATGCAAGTGGGAATCCATTTGAGGCATACCATGGCCCAGTCGTCGCTGGTCCACAGCCCAGGATCTGTGGGGACATTGCTGAAGGGGAAATTGGCTAATTGCATGTAAATTGGGCAGACATTGCGAATGAATGTTCTCCTCCAGGTAGAATTCTGCGGACCGTCGTAAACATCTTGTGCGGCTTGGACAACAAGTTTGGAAACACGGCCATCAGTTGGGCTGATGTACCTGTCATCGTCTGTTCCCTCGTGGATTCGTTGCAATATATCTCGGTGACGCTCGTTCGTTGTTGAGGTATAGCTCAACCCAGGCATTTGGTAGGAGTTTGGATATTCCCATCGGGCCCTGGCTCTTTCGTGGAAAAGATTCGCATAGCCTCTTTGATACGTTCGGTGATGGTGCTACTTGCGTTAGAATTCATTGTGGCTTTGTTTGCAACGATCTCGTGATTATTATTACATACATGGCCAACTGCGGTGATAGTATCAGCTATACCGCGTGATCCTCCCCGTTCAACGGCCTCCTATAGAAAACGTCACTATACTACTTCTCAAAGCATCTTCCGGACAAGTCGTACCATAAATGGTTCCCTCTGGTTAGGCTGTTTGTCCTGGTGAGGCTAAGTTTACATCGTTAGCATCTACTACAGGGCATACAAAGCAAGGCACACCTACTTGGTTTGCCGGGTTGTAACCCATATGAGGTTGAATGGGACTGGGGATGAAGTTTGGTTGCTGT
It contains:
- a CDS encoding 3-hydroxyisobutyrate dehydrogenase protein (similar to Eutypa lata UCREL1 XP_007799548.1), whose translation is MSQVNDPSMPPAHGGGYQPGSRVSPVQEQHSAQSNSQPHGGGYQPGSHVSPVQEQNSAQPNSQPHGGHYQPGQRRQNVPIQNAPGLAQAQIPAAPPGVSTHQTAWQHQPWHPQQPNFIPSPIQPHMGYNPANQPHQDKQPNQREPFMEAVERGGSRGIADTITAVGHHHHRTYQRGYANLFHERARARWEYPNSYQMPGLSYTSTTNERHRDILQRIHEGTDDDRYISPTDGRVSKLVVQAAQDVYDGPQNSTWRRTFIRNVCPIYMQLANFPFSNVPTDPGLWTSDDWAMLLCQPQAAQGEIRRNGMYDPVNYRYWGYPKAARNHYESAECVDLLPHAGATNNLMIPRVLGPRYLCFLKEPSESQMRGVSVRKVDQSTAGMPYIFIAYTAEQFEQEDLEDLHSIAERAARDAGVPAYWVGCSCMQDEDQVEDDVYRISDVMRGAHSLIIAVGPSRRRPDWDTPDAMLQLWGERMWTLPEALLSPADKDIKVYTRGNTGPPRVISKKQFPTVVWNDPLISRQLVDHFNNTLSLSPLELVSIALNCLRSRNTTQYLPGDLSYALMGLLLQRPQIDQTDSDFQAFARLSLANDSDMLLERLICMLPKNQNAPWLAMDDAWNSNLWDIYPNCQVAGVGHDDTVMLDGAFGAAIRWKAFATVASVGRESWRRLGSRIVLHTTPLFFLIGIILIAFGVAIPLAAVLLLGSLLIIIISPYLVRVLYSGKIWGSQAWFFGFEGYLDLATIESHIFGAYMGRLHWSPSGSSISKHMMNEHKECVGVDPTMDPQVKAMVEQAKNSPYGAMKVFTLVDTYTLTVTMFLAVRPPVAVLMCGHEGGKQRAILCSYAWKSQTFYRETVLRMETPVLEQMFRVNRFRFGLQRPLSQVR